The following proteins are co-located in the Choristoneura fumiferana chromosome 23, NRCan_CFum_1, whole genome shotgun sequence genome:
- the LOC141440954 gene encoding uncharacterized protein: MNEFVRADSRNLPHMDMVMVLDYFHTSDKHNAAEMRGAKTLLASRNSYVESAVGYVELKRGNTAECIVRAKVVPEHKITKKYYVVTIHLDEKDKNVTDASCDGCPASAGGCKHTLVVLYWLLIKANEPSPTSVECYWSKPRLAKEGTQPLLSKDIFPSNKRRVELGPKDPEKLNEFYEECKRRKIGDSLILSFLPDHDNGLSKYCIFDMILEFTTKTANHSYDNFKNTMSGSLTRNVQNEIEKKTIKQAESTLWHSLRQGRVTASKVYEVCHCSTPDGSLVEQILGGYKMYDTKAMKRGKSLEKPVIREIERKLGVKIEECGFQIINLFCGASPDGIANDFIIEVKCPSSAKTTKNYINNNKIHEKFLAQCQLQMLATGYKKCAFCIAHPDFEKNKDVLITWVEFDTAYANNLLKKAEEFWRNAIYPKILHNALS; the protein is encoded by the exons atgaaCGAATTCGTTCGTGCAGATTCCAGAAACTTGCCACATATGGACATGGTCATGGTTCTAGATTATTTTCACACCAGCGATAAACACAATGCTGCTGAAATGAGAGGTGCTAAAACACTCCT ggcatcaaGAAACAGCTATGTTGAGAGTGCTGTTGGATATGTCGAACTAAAAAGAGGAAACACAGCTGAATGCATTGTTAGAGCCAAAGTCGTCCCAGAACAtaagataacaaaaaaatattatgttgtaACCATTCACCTGGATGAAAAAGACAAAAATGTAACTGATGCTTCATGTGATGGTTGCCCTGCATCTGCGG GAGGATGTAAACACACGTTGGTGGTATTATATTGGCTATTAATAAAAGCTAATGAACCATCACCAACTTCAGTAGAGTGCTATTGGTCTAAGCCACGTTTAGCCAAGGAAGGAACACAGCCATTACTTTCGAAAGATATTTTTCCATCCAATAAAAGAAGAGTTGAACTAGGACCAAAAGATCCAGAGAAGCTAAATGAGTTCTATGAGGAGTGCAAAAGAAGGAAAATAGGGGACTCACTAATTTTATCGTTTTTACCGGATCATGACAATGGTTTGtctaaatattgtatttttgacATGATTCTAGAATTCACGACGAAAACTGCTAATCACAGttatgataattttaaaaacaccATGTCTGGATCTTTGACCCGTAATGTTCaaaatgaaatagaaaaaaaaacaataaaacaggCTGAGTCAACATTATGGCATAGCTTAAGACAAGGCAGAGTAACAGCTTCTAAAGTCTATGAAGTTTGTCATTGTAGCACTCCTGATGGCTCACTTGTTGAGCAAATTCTAGGTGGGTATAAAATGTATGACACGAAAGCAATGAAAAGGGGCAAGAGTCTTGAAAAACCTGTAATAAGGGAAATTGAAAGGAAATTGGGGGTCAAAATAGAAGAATGTGGGTTCCAGATCATCAATTTGTTTTGTGGCGCTTCACCTGATGGTATAGCAAACGATTTTATTATAGAAGTGAAATGCCCAAGTTCTGCAAAAACCAccaaaaactacataaataataacaaaatacatgAAAAGTTTTTGGCTCAGTGCCAACTACAAATGCTCGCCACTGGTTATAAAAAATGTGCATTTTGCATTGCTCATccagattttgaaaaaaacaaaGATGTACTGATTACTTGGGTTGAGTTTGATACGGCATAtgctaataatttattgaagaaAGCAGAGGAATTTTGGAGAAATGCAATTTACCCAAAAATTTTACATAATGCACTATCTTAA
- the LOC141440953 gene encoding uncharacterized protein — MDTDNPESTRAVMDYYKDRLMCFVPSCKKYRRDYRDSAFLCIPKSLQETWCQALEINCPKHSLYVCEDHINIEEDCYKGKSGKLHLKKTANLIITRTYYENDCEKLIDDTLNTEKELSTMATAMKCGKSTQTVTKLSTKAVLTKPSVRSVCVSANIKETDTTENVMSRQPSLSTISRSSTPSLYEPFSSSTSSTNKDPTMEKRDMSGRTHVLKVIKENPKMYLGIPKSFYWFIDFLAKQCKIRLLYVIITLFKLKQNDTIQRLSHQFQLSRVTIQEVLKISIPHLATYLQMHIYLPEPLAIKKTLPPVFKVRYANVQCIMDCFEIQIEKPSDPVKQSGSWSQYKSGNTLKYLIACCPNGFVCFISKGFGGRISDKAITERSGFVDILPPGAVVLADRGFKGIETLLAERHVKLLRPPSVSSTETPTKKDVIQTKIIASLRIHVERVIRRVREFAILKPHSVINHNHVKFADEAVIIACALVNLQNNIIKIQ; from the exons ATGGACACAGATAATCCTGAAAGTACTCGAGCGGTAATGGACTATTACAAAGATAGGCTCATGTGCTTTGTACCTTCTTGTAAGAAATACCGACGAGACTATCGGGATTCAGCTTTTCTGTGCATACCGAAGTCTTTACAAGAGACATGGTGCCAAGCTTTGGAGATAAATTGCCCAAAACATAGTTTATATGTTTGTGAGGATCATATCAAT attgaGGAAGATTGCTACAAAGGTAAATCAGGAAAGCTGCATTTAAAAAAGACGGCAAATTTGATCATAACCAGAACATATTATGAGAATGATTGT GAAAAGCTCATTGATGACACCCTAAATACCGAAAAAGAGTTGTCTACTATGGCTACTGCAATGAAG tgcggTAAATCTACTCAGACTGTAACCAAACTTTCTACCAAAGCCGTTTTGACTAAACCTTCAGTTCGAAGTGTATGCGTGTCGGCCAATATTAAGGAAACAGATACGACCGAGAATGTGATGTCGAGACAGCCATCATTATCCACCATCAGCCGTTCATCAACGCCTTCGCTATACGAACCCTTTAGCTCTTCAACATCTAGCACAAATAAAGATCCCACAATGGAAAAAAGAGATATGTCTGGACGAACACATGTTTTAAAAGTCATCAAGGAAAAccccaaaatgtatcttggAATTCCTAAATCCTTCTATTGGTTCATAGATTTTCTGGCTAAGCAATGTAAGATACGCCTATTATATGTCATTATCACTTTGTTTAAACTGAAGCAAAATGATACTATTCAGAGACTTAGTCATCAGTTTCAATTAAGTCGGGTAACAATACAAGAGGTATTAAAAATTAGCATACCTCACCTGGCAACTTACCTACAAATGCATATATACTTGCCAGAACCTCTTGCAATAAAAAAGACATTACCTCCTGTCTTCAAGGTGAGATATGCTAATGTCCAGTGTATAATGGATTGCTTTGAGATACAGATAGAAAAACCTTCAGATCCTGTAAAACAATCAGGATCATGGTCGCAGTATAAATCAGGCAATACATTAAAGTATTTGATTGCATGTTGCCCAAATGGGTTTGTATGTTTCATTTCAAAGGGTTTTGGAGGAAGGATTTCTGACAAAGCAATAACGGAACGTAGTGGCTTTGTCGATATTCTTCCTCCAGGGGCTGTGGTTTTAGCCGATCGCGGTTTTAAGGGTATAGAGACTCTTCTTGCGGAAAGGCACGTAAAACTTCTGCGGCCTCCAAGTGTTTCCTCAACGGAGACACCTACCAAGAAGGATGTCATCCAAACAAAGATAATTGCAAGTTTGAGGATTCACGTAGAACGAGTCATACGGAGAGTCAGAGAGTTTGCGATTTTAAAACCGCACTCGGTTATAAACCATAACCACGTGAAATTCGCAGATGAAGCTGTTATTATAGCATGTGCTCTTGTGAATctgcaaaataatataataaaaattcaataa